The Fusarium graminearum PH-1 chromosome 2, whole genome shotgun sequence genome includes a region encoding these proteins:
- a CDS encoding serine/threonine-protein kinase sid2 has protein sequence MASFMSSFFPGGKAANASGENSTSRPATPSTKLDNFLNPVSTPQGSPSKKTNPPGAHDLPSAFESALNLNNPTIEPPLRLGRPQSVVTPLAPGKTKTQPLDESSPNVDESVVHKSRPGSPNKKQGQENTPPTSRLATLESPHQHSHAAVTRQQLYEQRDRPTTPATKRFNTHRGLTAEEREILQKPNVKRLVNVTQLYFLDYYFDLLTYVGARQNRLQAFKNEYPPPPETDEQTHNQMWAKYAGRERANLRKRRVRLRHGDFQILTQVGQGGYGQVFLAQKKDTREVCALKVMSKKLLFKLDEVRHVLTERDILTTAQSEWLVRLLYSFQDERSIYLAMEYVPGGDFRTLLNNTGVLSNRHARFYIAEMFCSVDALHQLGYIHRDLKPENFLVDSTGHIKLTDFGLAAGVLAPSKIESMRVKLEKASESSVPFGKPMDQRTVAERRESYRTMRENDVNYAKSIVGSPDYMAPEVLRGEEYDFTVDYWSLGCMLFEALTGFPPFAGATPDETWRNLKHWKEVLKRPVWEDPNYFLSNRTWNFICTCINSRSRRFSNITDIFAHQYFAEVEWDVLRQTRAPFVPELDSETDAGYFDDFTNEADMAKYKEVHDKQQALETMAEREDQMSKSLFVGFTFRHRKPATEDGASPRKRIPTDESFGTMF, from the exons ATGGCTAGCTTCATGTCAAGCTTCTTTCCTGGTGGAAAAGCAGCCAATGCTTCTGGCGAAAACAGTACCTCACGCCCTGCTACACCGTCTACCAAGTTGGACAACTTCCTCAATCCTGTGAGCACGCCTCAAGGTAGCCccagcaagaagaccaaTCCTCCTGGCGCGCACGACCTTCCTTCCGCCTTCGAAAGTGCCCTGAACCTCAACAATCCCACAATTGAGCCGCCCCTCAGATTGGGACGCCCTCAGAGTGTCGTGACCCCGCTGGCACCCGGCAAGACCAAAACCCAGCCTCTCGACGAGTCCAGTCCGAATGTCGATGAAAGTGTCGTCCACAAGTCACGACCGGGGAGCCCTAATAAGAAGCAAGGCCAGGAAAATACCCCTCCAACATCTCGCTTGGCCACCCTCGAATCTCCCCATCAACACAGCCATGCTGCTGTTACCCGTCAACAGCTCTATGAGCAGAGGGACCGACCTACTACACCCGCGACCAAACGATTCAACACACATCGAGGCTTGACAGCAGAGGAGCGTGAAATCCTCCAAAAACCCAACGTCAAGCGACTGGTGAATGTTACGCAACTTT ATTTCCTAGACTATTATTTCGATCTTCTCACATACGTTGGCGCTCGTCAAAACCGATTACAAGCTTTCAAGAATGAATACCCCCCGCCCCCAGAGACCGATGAACAGACGCACAACCAAATGTGGGCCAAGTATGCTGGGCGAGAGCGCGCCAACCTTCGCAAGCGTCGAGTACGGCTTCGACACGGAGACTTCCAAATCCTGACCCAGGTTGGTCAGGGCGGCTATGGCCAAGTCTTCTTAGCCCAAAAGAAAGACACCCGTGAGGTCTGCGCTCTCAAAGTCATGAGCAAGAAGCTACTTTTcaagctggatgaagttCGTCACGTCTTGACCGAGAGAGATATTCTTACAACCGCTCAGAGTGAGTGGCTGGTTAGACTCCTCTACTCTTTCCAGGATGAGAGGAGTATCTATCTCGCTATGGAGTACGTGCCTGGGGGTGACTTCCGCACCCTGCTTAACAATACTGGTGTGCTATCGAACCGCCACGCCCGCTTCTACATCGCCGAGATGTTTTGCTCAGTAGACGCTCTGCACCAACTGGGCTACATCCACCGGGATCTCAAGCCCGAGAACTTTCTGGTCGATTCGACGGGTCACATCAAGTTGACCGATTTTGGTCTTGCTGCCGGTGTCTTGGCCCCATCCAAGATCGAGTCGATGCGCGTCAAGCTGGAAAAGGCTTCTGAGAGTTCAGTCCCTTTCGGCAAGCCCATGGATCAGCGAACCGTGGCTGAACGTCGAGAGAGCTACCGGACGATGCGTGAAAATGATGTCAACTACGCCAAATCCATCGTAGGCTCACCCGACTACATGGCTCCCGAGGTCCTTAGAGGGGAGGAATACGACTTTACAGTAGATTACTGGAGTTTAGGTTGTATGCTGTTTGAAGCTCTCACGGGGTTCCCTCCCTTCGCAGGTGCCACCCCCGATGAGACGTGGCGCAACCTGAAACACTGGAAGGAAGTTCTGAAGAGACCTGTGTGGGAGGATCCCAACTATTTCCTGAGTAACCGAACCTGGAACTTCATCTGCAC GTGTATCAACTCCCGCTCAAGACGGTTCTCGAATATTACTGATATCTTTGCTCATCAATACTTTGCCGAAGTTGAATGGGATGTTTTACGACAGACTCGTGCACCATTTGTCCCTGAGCTGGACTCGGAGACCGATGCGGGCTACTTCGATGACTTTACCAACGAAGCTGACATGGCAAAGTACAAGGAAGTTCATGACAAGCAACAAGCTCTCGAGACCATGGCTGAACGTGAGGATCAAATGAGCAAGAGCCTCTTTGTTGGCTTCACATTTAGGCATCGCAAACCTGCTACAGAAGACGGAGCTAGCCCTCGGAAACGCATTCCGACTGACGAGTCATTTGGGACGATGTTCTAG
- a CDS encoding nitrogen regulatory protein areA: MSTSVSITNSSPILTMNPTITEHDFRFPRRPSAWPATTAYHAPTQRSGQSSHIPNSRDVSASFKEHKTDMATTYSLARQGLGVTPSFPFLHNGPADSDRSIDKMQQDDPLATQVWKFFAKTKQQLPSQHRMENLTWRMMALSMRKHKEEQQRQNEAEARRKRNMEASNRLGRPLMQSSPSGIAQLRKSSEHNMPQPDPMNLDDFIFSDNSASPGNFASPQGDKMADDRVSNPMASAIPIKSRKELSHQTFVPQSVPVQPLHQATQGHEFNYVNRHLRKTSIDDRRTRKRPADFSPQVPAVNTAAQNDLDLDSELHDYSLDQPNQTSIPQQSNGVAVPFGLDTFMENDASMVNNNGNFQQNFSFSPSTSPMIPHGPFSGMYHNSSVPTTSVNNDFYSPPASAYPSNVSTPHPVPEQDGFYFGSQDARAQRPQGFQQSINSMLSQQFMYGSANGNNGNTMFSAPGTGSESMSAYSTAPSSFGHIDPTQVFQNDQPVQSPTMQTQQDSMFSFGADSDDEDNNAFADRNVPMQKDISSSLDDSGSMGWDASLPGQFSTQAARFPGGPTRKQVTIGGATTDFVDNNGDWEANGLERSQSQSFRGGNLRRQHPKLPRNASTPVHFSGQQNGFDQLAQSMQSSPAGDANGTMSGFSSVAPSRPSSPPMSKQGSSTNLQAAAGNGSDGNAPTTCTNCFTQTTPLWRRNPEGQPLCNACGLFLKLHGVVRPLSLKTDVIKKRNRGSGTNVPVGGSSTRSKKTASALNSRKNSTLSMSTAATNNTNPNSSNPTPKATTPPAASRPASSKDVESPISGTTSGTNTAGSTPNSHLVGPGASSGAMGGKGVVPIAAAPPKTSPGPGASSMSMQRPTTASSKRQRRHSKSIGGDVPVSMDIDSPDSTSSIDAPRPFGSSAGLSSLPGGMSASSFNLNQRPSTLGSATGMISMSGGGQTSSLIGSSAGPQEWEWLTMSL; encoded by the exons ATGAGCACATCTGTCTCAATCACCAACTCAAGTCCTATTCTAACCATGAATCCAACAATAACAGAGCACGACTTTCGCTTTCCCAGAAGGCCAAGTGCATGGCCCGCCACCACCGCTTACCACGCTCCCACTCAACGCAGCGGCCAGTCGAGCCATATCCCAAATTCTCGTGACGTCTCGGCCAGCTTCAAAGAGCACAAGACTGACATGGCCACCACCTATTCCCTTGCCAGGCAGGGCCTGGGCGTAACCCCATCTTTCCCATTCCTTCACAATGGCCCTGCCGACTCCGACCGCAGTATCGATAAGATGCAGCAGGATGACCCTTTGGCGACTCAAGTCTGGAAGTTTTTTGCGAAGACCAAGCAGCAGCTTCCTAGCCAGCATCGCATGGAGAACTTAACTTGGCGCATGATGGCTCTCAGTATGCGCAAGCACaaggaggagcagcagaGACAGAACGAAGCAGAGGCCcggaggaaaagaaacatgGAGGCGAGCAATCG ACTTGGGCGTCCGTTGATGCAAAGCTCTCCCAGCGGCATCGCTCAGCTGCGAAAATCGTCTGAGCACAATATGCCACAGCCCGATCCCATGAATCTCGACGACTTCATCTTTTCCGACAACTCTGCTTCGCCTGGCAACTTTGCGTCTCCCCAGGGCGACAAAATGGCCGACGACAGGGTCAGTAATCCAATGGCCTCGGCCATTCCTATCAAATCCCGCAAGGAGCTATCGCACCAGACTTTCGTCCCACAATCGGTACCTGTCCAACCACTTCACCAGGCCACTCAGGGTCATGAATTCAACTATGTCAACCGCCATCTTCGAAAAACCAGCATCGATGACCGTAGA ACTCGGAAGCGCCCCGCTGATTTCTCACCACAAGTTCCGGCTGTCAACACTGCTGCGCAgaatgatcttgatcttgattcGGAGCTTCATGACTACTCTCTGGATCAACCCAACCAGACAAGCATTCCCCAGCAGTCAAACGGCGTCGCCGTCCCCTTTGGTCTTGACACTTTCATGGAAAACGACGCCTCCATGGTTAACAACAATGGAAATTTCCAACAGAACTTCTCATTTTCTCCCTCTACTTCACCTATGATACCCCATGGTCCGTTTTCCGGCATGTACCACAATTCTTCAGTTCCCACAACATCTGTAAACAACGACTTTTATTCCCCTCCAGCATCTGCCTACCCATCGAATGTTTCAACTCCTCATCCTGTGCCTGAACAGGATGGATTTTACTTTGGTTCCCAGGACGCGCGAGCTCAACGGCCCCAAGGCTTCCAACAAAGTATCAACAGCATGCTCAGCCAGCAGTTCATGTATGGTAGTGCAAACggcaacaatggcaacacCATGTTCTCTGCTCCAGGAACTGGATCAGAATCCATGTCTGCCTACAGCACTGCCCCTAGCTCCTTTGGACATATCGACCCCACGCAGGTGTTTCAAAATGACCAGCCTGTCCAATCCCCCACGATGCAAACACAGCAGGACAGCATGTTTTCGTTCGGAGCCGActcagatgacgaggataACAACGCATTTGCTGACCGCAATGTGCCGATGCAAAAGGatatttcttcatctcttgaCGATTCTGGGTCCATGGGTTGGGATGCAAGTCTGCCGGGTCAGTTCAGCACCCAGGCTGCTCGCTTCCCTGGTGGACCAACTCGCAAACAGGTGACAATCGGAGGTGCGACAACCGATTTCGTCGATAACAATGGAGACTGGGAGGCAAACGGCCTTGAGCGATCACAATCGCAGTCTTTCAGAGGTGGTAATCTCAGGAGACAGCATCCCAAACTACCACGAAACGCCTCCACGCCAGTGCACTTTTCGGGCCAACAGAACGGCTTTGATCAACTTGCCCAATCGATGCAAAGTTCACCTGCTGGTGATGCAAATGGAACCATGTCGGGATTCTCGTCTGTTGCTCCAAGCAGACCATCTTCGCCGCCCATGTCAAAGCAAGGCTCTTCAACGAACCTGCAGGCAGCCGCTGGTAATGGCAGTGATGGAAATGCTCCAACCACGTGCACCAACTGTTTCACTCAGACGACGCCTTTGTGGAGGCGAAACCCTGAAGGCCAGCCGTTGTGTAACGCTTGTGGCCTTTTCCTAAAACTGCATGGTGTTGTGCGACCATTGAGCTTGAAGACggatgtcatcaagaagcgCAACCGTGGCTCTGGAACCAATGTTCCGGTTGGGGGCAGCAGCACCAGGTCTAAGAAGACGGCGAGTGCGCTGAATTCGCGAAAGAATTCAACCCTCTCAATGTCTACTGCggcaaccaacaacacaaaccCCAACAGCAGTAACCCGACACCTAAAGCAACGACGCCACCTGCTGCTAGTCGACCTGCAAGCAGCAAGGATGTTGAAAGCCCCATTAGTGGCACTACATCCGGTACCAACACCGCTGGCAGTACTCCAAATAGCCATCTTGTCGGCCCCGGTGCTTCATCTGGTGCTATGGGTGGCAAAGGAGTTGTTCCTATAGCAGCTGCACCTCCTAAAACTAGTCCTGGGCCTGGCGCCTCATCAATGTCGATGCAGCGACCTACTACCGCTTCATCAAAACGGCAACGCCGTCACAGCAAGAGTATTGGCGGAGATGTGCCGGTATCTATGGACATCGATAGCCCCGACTCGACTAGTTCCATCGATGCTCCGCGCCCCTTTGGCTCTTCTGCTGGTCTGTCGAGCCTGCCTGGTGGCATGTCTGCCAgcagcttcaacctcaaccagCGACCTAGCACACTTGGTTCAGCTACGGGCATGATTAGTATGTCGGGTGGTGGACAAACAAGCTCGCTGATTGGCAGCTCTGCTGGCCCACAAGAGTGGGAATGGTTGACAATGAGTCTTTGA